CTGGGTCCTTGGCAGCGACTTTAACATGATTGCTTCCCCCGCCGACAAAAACAACCCGCGCCTTAACTTGCGCATGCTTCGGCGTTTCCGGCGGTTCATGGCTGATTTGGAGTTGCGTGACCTCTACCTCCACGGTTTCCGGTATACTTGGTCCAATGAGAGGGATAACCCCACGCTTGTCCGGATTGACCGGGTGCTTTGCACCCTCGTGTGGAACGAGGCCAAGCCGCACTGTCTtctttgttgcctttcctcggcTGCCTCCGACCACTGCCCCCTCATGGTGGATTGCACCGCGAGTTCTCCCGGGCCGCGCCGGTTTCACTTCGAGAGATTCTGGCCTAAAATGGAGGGCTTCCAGCAAGTTGTGGTTGATGGCTGGGCGGAGGAGTCCCAGGAGCCGGACCCCTTCAGGCGCATTTTCCTTCGGCTTCGTTCCACCGCTCGGCACCTGCAGCGCTGGAGCGCTAGATCCATTGGGAGCATTTCCCTCCAACTCCAGGTCGCCCGTGATATTATTGCGCGCTTCGACGCTGCCCAAGACTCCCGGCCTCTCTCCACTTCAGAATCGTGGTTTCGTCACCGCCTCAAGTGTGCCTATCTCGGCCTTGCGTCCGTCGAGCGTTCGATTCTGCATCAGCGCGTCCGCCTCTCGTGGCTCCGCAGCGGCGAGGCTTCCTCTGCCTTTTTGCGCATCCATGCCGTCCAGCGCAAGCAAAAGAACAGGATCCTCTCGCTCCGCTGTGGCGATGAGGTCATCACCGGGGCATGCGACCTCTCTCGGGCCGCGTACGAGCATTTTTCGGCCATCTTGGGGACCGCCGACGCGCGCGTCTTCTCCCTCCGTCCCGACTCAATCGATCCCAGGCATTTCGACCTCTCAGTGTTAGACTGCCCTTTCTCCAAGGACGAGGTCTGGCAGGCCATTAAACTGCTGCCTACCGGCAAGGCGCCGAGCCCAGATGGCTTCTCGGCGGAGTTCCTCCGGCACTGCTGGGACACGGTCAAGGGAGACCTCATGGAGGCGTTTGATAAGTTCTATCATATGAATGGTCGCGGTTTCCATTGCCTGAATGAAGCCTTCATCACCCTCCTCGCGAAGCGCCCCAACGCCTCTTCTCTGTCTGACTACCGGCCGATTAGCCTGATTCATCTGGTTGCCAAACTTGTTGCCAAAGTTCTCGCCCTGAGGCTCGCCCCGCGGCTTGGGGAGCTTCTTTCGGTCAACCAGAGTGCTTTCATCGCCGGGCGCTGCATCCACGACAATTTTATGCTGGTTCAGCACACAGCGCGCCACCTTCACCAGGCCGGTGCCCACCGGGTCCTTCTCAAGCTCGACATCTCCAAGGCATTCGACTCCGTCTCTTGCCCCTTCTTGCTCGAGATCCTTCCCCACCTCGGCTTCAGTCGGAGATGGTGCGAGTGGGTGACCATCCTACTATCTACCGCCAGCACGCGTGTCATCATGAACGACTCGCTGGGGCCGCCGATTCTCCACGCCAAAGGACTACGGCAGGGCGACCAGGTTTCCCCCATGCTTTTCACGCTGGTGATCGATGCCCTTAACTCCCTCCTGCAACATGCTCTCCGGGCCGGTGTCTTACGCAGGCTCACTGCCCGGCTGCTCGCTTCTAGCGTGTCCCTATACGCCGATGACGTCGCCATTTCTGCCACCCTGACGCCAATGACCTTCGTGTTGTGCGCACCCTCATGTAGACTTTTGGCGAGGCTTCTGGTCTTCACTCCAACATGGCTAAATCTTCGGCCACCCCCATCCGGTGCTCTCCAGAGGAGATCGAGATCGTGGCTAGTGAGCTGGAGTGTCCCATCACCTCCTTCCCTTTGATCTACTTGGGCCTCCCCTTGTCGCTCCGCAAGGTGCCAGCCTCTGCCCTTCAGCCCATGGTCGATCGCATGGCAACAAAATTGTCCACTTGGCGCGCTTCGATGCTGTCCAGGGGCGAGCGCCTTGCCCTTGCCCGACATGTGCTCTCCGCCATGCCGACTCACATCATGATGGCCATCGCCCTGTCCGTGCCTACCCTCAAGCAGATCAATCGGATCATTTCCTCTGGCACGGCCGCCGCGATGCCTCCGCTGGACATTGCCTGGTCAACTGGCAGAAGGTCTGCCGCCCCTTGCCCTGGGTGGGCTTGGCATTCCTGATCTTCGCCGCTTCGGCATTGCCCTACGCGCTCGTTGGTGCTGGCTTCAGCGTACGGACCCGGCTCGACCGTGGAGTCATCTTCGGATCCCTGTCGATGTGGATACCGCTGCCATCTTTTGGGCTTCGACCACATGGATGCTTGGCGATGGCCGCGCCTGCCACTTCTGGTCGGATCATTGGCTGGACGGCAATACCATCATGGAGATCGCCCCGACGCTCTCCTCCCTTGTTCCCCGCCGCCGGCGCAACGCGAGGACCATTGCCGAGTGCCTGCCCCAGCGCTCCTGGTTCAGGGACATCCAGGGTGCCCTATCCCCCACTGCCATGGTGGAATACATAGACCTCTGGCGTTTGCTTGGCCCTATCACCCTGACTTCGGAGCCGGATAGGCTTGTCTGGCACTGGACCACTTCGGGCGTGTACTCCGCCGGCTCTTGCTATCTTGCGCTCTTCCATGGCTCGACCCACGCCCCTCACTGGAGACTTCATTGGAAGGCTTGGGCGCCCCTCCGCGTCAAATTCTTCGCCTGGCTGGCCCTCCAAGACCGCTGTTGGACGGCTGCTCGCCTTGCCAGACACGGTCTTCCCCATGATCCATGTTGTCGCCTATGCGACCAGGAACCTGAAACAATGCACCACTTGCTTATTGGATGTCCCTTCTCCCGGCAGATTCGGTGTGACTTGCTCGCGTGGTGCTCCCTTGTGGTCCCTCTTCCATCTCTGACGGATGACTTCCTGGTGGCATTCTGCTAGTTCTAGCTGCCCTACGCCGTGCAGGAAAGGTCTCTCTTCCATGATACTCCTCATTGCCTGGTCCATTTGGACCCACCGCAATGGGTGTATCTTCGACGGGAGGCAGCCTTCCACTCTTCTCCTCTCCAACTCCATTAAGGAAGAAGCTAAAACTTGGGCCAGGGCGGGGGCCGTTGGACTCGCCAATGTCCTGCCGTAGCTACGTAGGGCTTAGTGTGGGCTGAGCAACCCACGTCCTTTCTGCTCGCGATGATGTGGTCGCCATCCCTGTGTACGACTCACCTCATCGTCTCCTCCTCGCTTCTGCATGTACTCTTGTACTTCCTTTTGCTACCTATCAATGAATGATACGCAAGCCGTTGCGTATTCgtgaaaaaaaaagaataaaacctGATGCAGAAAGGAGCAGTTGATGCTGATCGTGGGTGTGTTTGGCATGTTATCCAAAAGCAACACTTACAGTCTAAAAGGTACAGTGTCGCTCTGTTTTTTAGGCTGAATTTCCTACAAGTTTGAGCATGGATACTTTATTTGCCAATCTCTGGTTGTTTGGATGTGGTTGTCTATGCCTGTATATGTATGAATCTCATGTGAGCTCTCTACAGATGGGGCAGCGCACTGCAGCAGCTGTCCCAGTAGTGTTCATGGAGCAACAGGGATAAATAAAACTTCTGGAGCAGGCAAAGAGTTTGTTCGAAGACATTATGTACAGAGAACATCAGGCTTAACTACCATGTGCGATCGCTGCACCGAACTAGCATTTCATGGCTGTATTAGGATTGACGTCAGGTGATCGAGTGAAATAAGATGAAGCAAGCTGTATGTATAAAGGTTACAGAAAAATCTTTACTGCGACTAGAAAGTCGCTTGTGTGTCCCGTAAACTTAGATTTAAAGAAGGGTTTGCGTTTCAATAGGAAGGAAGAACCTTTCATACGAAGAACAAGAATCAAAGAATTTGCACACAAGTTGAAGTCTATGGTCGACGAATGATCTAATGTTGATCATCATGCAAGCTCAAATAGAAATAAGAAGCTCTGTCAACCTATGTTGTCTGCTATCTGTTTGTGACATTTGCATCTACCTAATATGGCGCCGATTACGAACACACAAGGAGTTGGACTCGAAGTCTCTGGTGTGTCCAACACCAACTTCCCACTTTTCGCTATTATATTAGCCAGGCTACAATGTCCCATCCCATGTCCCGGTTAGAGTCCTGGAGAACCCTTCCCCCAATCGATCAGTGCCCCACAACCCAGTTCCTCAACCCCTGCCAACCCTGGTTCATGTAATTGACATCTCCAAAGCAAAGCATGGGCATTGTGCAAAAGCGAGCATGAGTATGAGGGCAGTGTATGGCCTGGCCTTTGGGAGTAACTTGTGGAGGGCGGCCCTCATGTCTGCCTCAGTAgatcaatttttaaatttttttaaacaTTCTCTTACGTAGGCATAATTATTGTTGAGACCGCAACCATGATCGACAAAGGCGGGAAGAAGGATAAGTGGCAACTCGATGTGGAATGGTCTTGAAATAGAGGATGTGGACCCCGCAAAAAAGGAGGATGTGGATTTCTACCCATGACTGGAGGCATCATTTTtgtttttcccgttgcaacgcacggacatgtttgctagtagatgcttaaaaGAACCCTTATGTTGGGAGAATATGAAAACGTTAGGCCAAATTAGCCTTTGACTATAGATGCTTAAAAGGGCCGAAGGCTAGACCAACCAACACTGAGACACATAGATGCGACAAGACAAACCATGTTATGCTTTGTACAATGCAAGATGCTCAGGTGTGCTTAGTAAAATAAATTGAGTTTTTCTTAAGCATCAATTCTTACTTCTACCAGAGGGGTGCCTAACTAAGCATCTACCCCACCTAACTTAGCGTTTAGCTCTACAACGAAGCACCAGTGCTTGAAAAAAATATCAGATTTATTTCTCTAAACACCTCTCATAAGCACCTTGCATTGTTCAAGGTCTTACACATGAATTTTAGCATCTGTGATCTGACCGTGATATGGTTGACTAAGATTTTTAGTTAATTCGGACTTTAAGTAAAATTACTAGCAAATCCATACATTAgaaatcattttaacatgtcaaCAAAAAAATATTTTATCTGACTATTAAAAAACCATATATTTAAAGGAATTGGTTTACGTATACTAACGACCATATATTTCAAAAAGAAAAAGATGTTCACATACTGCATAATGAATGTTCATATGTTTTGAAAATATGGGTGTGACTTCCAGAAAATGACATCAGAGAGAAACCAAGGATAATGATAATGCATAAGCCACAGAACATACAACAGAACTTCGCCTTCCCAAGGAAAATGACATCAGGCTGGTCGCATCTTCAGGCACGGCCTGTTACTGTGAGAACCCAGCGCGGTCTTCCATGCATTAATGATGCCACTATCAGTTGTTGGATGTAGTATCACTTCACTGAGATATGGAAGATGGGCGATTTTAACTCCAATCAGGGACTCAAACTCCCCATTTGCAGTACAGTAGGGAGGAGATTCTTCTTTTTGCGCCGAGTATGAAGGAGATTCGGCACAAAGCAATTGAAGGGAAATTAGATGTACCATGGCGCCTTGCTGAATCCGCACCCTTGGATACCTTGGGGCCTCAAAGCTCAGGAGTTGAAGGCTTGGGAATCCACCTATCTGGACAGAAAAGTACCCATCCCAGAATCCGGGACGATCCTCTTTGATCCTCAAAAGTTCCAGGCATTCCAAGTGTTGCAGTACTTCCACCAGAATCCGGGACGATCCTCTTTGATCCTCAAAAGTTCCAGGCATTCCAAGTGTTGCAGTACTTCCAACTGTTCGCTGGTCAAACCAGTCGAAACAAGATGCAGTTTTATGAGACTACGCATCACGCGTAACTTTGCAGGGTCAGGCAAAGTTCCCGACGTTTGCCTCAGTTTGATGGACTTGAGAGAGACGAGAACCTCTATGGAACCCAAAAACTCATTCTCCAGGACACCAAAATCAATAGAAAGAGACCGGAGTTCCACGGTTCTTTTGCCAATAGAAGAGGTGAGAGAGGCTGCCAATACACTGTCTGTTGCTTCAGAATCCTGAGAGTGAGGGGCAGCAGCATCATCCTGAGGCTGAGAGGCTGAGGCAGCAGCATCAAACAAAGATTTAACCCATACTTTCTTCCTCTGGAAAACTGCAGAAGCTTTGTACCAGAATTTAACCTTTCTCAGACTTTTCGCTTCTTTTATTATGATTGCAAAAGCTTGTTTTTCTGCCATTGAACTTCCTTGAAGTTGTGCCTTTGTGATGACAAGCCCACCAAAAGCATGCAACTTACTATCATCTTTCAAGAACTTCACAAGCTTTTGCATTCCTGCCGTGTCAGTTGGAAGTTGCAGCTCAAACATACCAAACAGGGAACCTAATTCAGGTAGCATGATAACTTCCAATGGTAATGTGTTCACCTGTGTCTCCCGAACATCCAGTGTCTCCAGATGCAGGAGCTTTCTTACCCTTTTAGGAATTCGGGTTATGTCAGTATTCCTAAGGCAGATGAATCTGAGAAACACCAAGTTAAAGATATCCTTGACAACTCCATCGTCAAGACCTTTGCAACCTTCTAGATCTAACACACGCAACAGATTACTACTCTTGAAATCAAAAAGCTCACTGTTGAAGGTTGTTAAGGACCTGAGAGAGGACAAGCTGAACTGCTTCTGCTTCGCCAATGCTTCACATCCTGCTTTGGAGCTATGATGAACACTAAGTCGGCGAATACGGCCGCCCTCGTGCAGCAGCTCATCTCGAGTAACAAAAGTAACAAGATGCCTTGAAAGGGCCTTCTGGATGGCAAACTCTCGCATTACATTGTGCAATTCACATCTTTTAGTGGTGTTACTGAGACTGCTGCGCAGCGGTGTAGGCTCGAGCATACTCATATCAATAAGTGTTGAGAGACAATCATGAACAGCTATATTTTCCTGCACCAAGCCTTCAGCAAACAACTTTCTCGCTAGCTGCATGACGTTAATCTGATGTCGCGTCGGAAAAATGCAAGTATATGCTAAGCAACTCTTAACATCATAATTAGGCAAACAATCATAACATCGGATAAGAGCTCTTCTCATTTTGCCAAATGCCCTCTCATTGCCTGTCATGAACTTACCAAGATGTTTCCCTACTTCCTCACAACAGGATTCAGTCAAAAGCGAACCTCGAACTCCTTTAGAACTTAGATAATCAGAAACACCATTTAAAGCCAGTGGTAAGCCATCACACTTCTGCAGGATGGTTTCTGAACCATTCCTTATTGCAGGTGATGCTTCCAAGATGTTCTTCCAAAGCAAATTTTCAGAAGTAGTTTTATCAAGTGATCGCATAGTGAATAGGTGGTTGCCGGAGCTGTAGGAAGCAGCCACTGAGTGCACGCTTGTTGTCACAACTATTCTGCTGCCATCGCTTCCCATATCTGATGGAAAAATATCATGTATCCTCCATTCTGATCCTTTGGGCATATCATCGATGAATAACAGATACCTAGAGGAGCACATCGGGAAGGTAAGTAAAAAAAACAGAGAAGCATGTTGGATATCCATCTTTTCAATATAATGGGTTCTCACACTTATAAGCTTGTACCGTAAGAAAGAAATACAATATTGACAAAGATTGAGAAAAAACAATTGCTTCGTACTAAAAAAAAGAGAACTCTGGATCTCAAAACAGTTATTTCATGGCTGAAATAACTAAAAAAATCAACAGGATGGAGTGTTGTAGCAAATGTATGATGCTGAGCAAAAACAAATGTAAGATAACCAATTGATGGACCTGAGTAACATTCAACAGACATTATTGGAAagttatgagagagagagagagagagagagagagagagagagagaccttctaCGCTTCAAGAATTCATGCAAAGCGTCCCAGGACTTCAGGTGCTTAATCTGTTCAAGAACTTTGGTTTTGACGCTTTCCGCATTGCTGCATTCAGATGCCACTAACCATACTTTACAATCAAAGAATATTGTAAGATCCTTGTCATCATAAAGAGCCCTTGAAAGGGCAGTCTTTCCCATACCAACGCATCCAACAATACAAATAACTTTCAAGTCAGGTACATCTGAGGTAAGTAGCTTTATAATCTCCTGTTTCGGCTCAAGAATGCCCATAAGACTACCCTCTGGAGCATAAGAATGGCAAACACCAGACGAGGATGAGCTGGGCTCCGTAGCACCAGAGCTGGATCCGGCAGAAGTGTCTGAAGTAAATGTTTCAAGCGAACATTATACTGAGCCACTCCACCCAACTGTGTCCTAGAGAGAGTATAGAAGCTGCGGCCTTTAGGAATCCAAAGACCATTGAGGAAGTCCTCAATGTCACAGATCACCTCATATAGCTGTGGATTGCCTTCGTACTTCTCAATTTTAGTAGCAACCGACTCCAAGGAAACATTGGTGTCATAAATGAGGGCCAGAAATTCACCTTGAAGGACGTCTCCATCTCTCTTCAAGGCTAGGAGTGCGGTAATACAATTGAGCGCAGCCGTGACAATGGGGGCAGCCATCAGACTCCCAAGACTCAGACGCAAGTGCCtgcacaaaataaaaataaaaatccatCAACGGATTGATCAAAGGCGAACCTGCAAGAACCGACCAAGAGCATAAACCCAATCATAGCNNNNNNNNNNNNNNNNNNNNNNNNNNNNNNNNNNNNNNNNNNNNNNNNNNNNNNNNNNNNNNNNNNNNNNNNNNNNNNNNNNNNNNNNNNNNNNNNNNNNNNNNNNNNNNNNNNNNNNNNNNNNNNNNNNNNNNNNNNNNNNNNNNNNNNNNNNNNNNNNNNNNNNNNNNNNNNNNNNNNNNNNNNNNNNNNNNNNNNNNNNNNNNNNNNNNNNNNNNNNNNNNNNNNNNNNNNNNNNNNNNNNNNNNNNNNNNNNNNNNNNNNNNNNNNNNNNNNNNNNNNNNNNNNNNNNNNNNNNNNNNNNNNNNNNNNNNNNNNNNNNNNNNNNNNNNNNNNNNNNNNNNNNNNNNNNNNNNNNNNNNNNNNNNNNAACTAATAACGCCAATGGCAAATCCACACGAGAACCCTAAACGCGACCTCGTAACCGACGGGAAAATGAAATAAATATGAGGAGAAAGGACTAACCTAGCGAAACTAAGCTCCGGGAGGCGATGAACGACGGCCGCCTGCCGACGCAGTAGGGAATGGGGCGACGCGGCAGCGCAGCAGAGGAGGGCGGCGccgtggcggcggcgcgggtcgcACGGGAAGGAGACCGGCAGTGTGTGTGCTGCAGCGAAGTGAAAAAGGGAAGCTTGGGCCTTTGTGGGCTAAATATTCGAGCACATGCTCGTTTGGGCCGTATCTCCCCAAATCAGCGAGCATCCGAAATCAAGTACTCCTTCCATGGGAGCTCCTGCTCGGCGCTTCAGGCGTCAGTTATCCCAACTGGCGCTCACAGCGCAGGCATAGCGGGCCGGCCCAGGAGAAAAAGGTACCGCAGAAAAATAAATGCAAGTTTTGCAGAAATAGGGAGAAACAGGATTCGATACTTGCCCGCCCACTTCTAACATTTGAGGCAATAACCACTTGGTCGACATCACTGTGTTGTCCAGTGTGAGGAAACTACCCTATTTGACCCTTCTTTTAATAAAACATTAGCAGGTAGGAGTAACATATACCCAGTTTGTTCTGCGTTTTTTATGATATAAACAAAATAGAATTCACAATGAAATAAAATTGAACTTGaagaaagttcatcaattttaaaaggTTCATACAAAGTGAAAAAAATGTTCGTCAATTTGAG
This DNA window, taken from Triticum aestivum cultivar Chinese Spring chromosome 1D, IWGSC CS RefSeq v2.1, whole genome shotgun sequence, encodes the following:
- the LOC123158821 gene encoding disease resistance protein RGA4, which encodes MTMSAKAGRGSVQERRGMGSGGLSGGASVAVGDVGHLRLSLGSLMAAPIVTAALNCITALLALKRDGDVLQGEFLALIYDTNVSLESVATKIEKYEGNPQLYEVICDIEDFLNDTSAGSSSGATEPSSSSSGVCHSYAPEGSLMGILEPKQEIIKLLTSDVPDLKVICIVGCVGMGKTALSRALYDDKDLTIFFDCKVWLVASECSNAESVKTKVLEQIKHLKSWDALHEFLKRRRYLLFIDDMPKGSEWRIHDIFPSDMGSDGSRIVVTTSVHSVAASYSSGNHLFTMRSLDKTTSENLLWKNILEASPAIRNGSETILQKCDGLPLALNGVSDYLSSKGVRGSLLTESCCEEVGKHLGKFMTGNERAFGKMRRALIRCYDCLPNYDVKSCLAYTCIFPTRHQINVMQLARKLFAEGLVQENIAVHDCLSTLIDMSMLEPTPLRSSLSNTTKRCELHNVMREFAIQKALSRHLVTFVTRDELLHEGGRIRRLSVHHSSKAGCEALAKQKQFSLSSLRSLTTFNSELFDFKSSNLLRVLDLEGCKGLDDGVVKDIFNLVFLRFICLRNTDITRIPKRVRKLLHLETLDVRETQVNTLPLEVIMLPELGSLFGMFELQLPTDTAGMQKLVKFLKDDSKLHAFGGLVITKAQLQGSSMAEKQAFAIIIKEAKSLRKVKFWYKASAVFQRKKVWVKSLFDAAASASQPQDDAAAPHSQDSEATDSVLAASLTSSIGKRTVELRSLSIDFGVLENEFLGSIERTVGSTATLGMPGTFEDQRGSSRILVEVLQHLECLELLRIKEDRPGFWDGYFSVQIGGFPSLQLLSFEAPRYPRVRIQQGAMVHLISLQLLCAESPSYSAQKEESPPYCTANGEFESLIGVKIAHLPYLSEVILHPTTDSGIINAWKTALGSHSNRPCLKMRPA